A segment of the Streptomyces sp. L2 genome:
CACGGCCGTCAGGACGGCGTCGCGGTCGGTGTGGACGAGCGCGTTGGTGACGAGTTCGCTGGTGAGCAGTTCCGCGATCTCGGAACGGCCCGGCTTGCCCCAGTCCCGCAGCAGCGCCCGCAGCTCGCGGCGCGCGTCGGGCACCGCCCTCAGGTCGGCCTGACCGAGTCTGCGGCGCAGCCGGGGCGCACGCGCCCGGACCGCGCCGCCCTCCCGGTCCCCGGGTATCTCCCCGGCGTCGTCGACATCCCCTGTTCCCCCCGGTCTCGCCGAGGAGGCCCCGATGGCCACGGGACCGCCTCCTCGCGCCTGCCTCTTCATGACCCCCGCCCGCACGCCGCCGGCCCTGCCCCTCGTGGTCGAACACGTCCACGGGGATGCTTGCCCAGCCGGCTCCCGGCCAGTCCTGCCCTCGCGCGGACGGCCGCTTGTTCGGCCACCGCGGTACGACCCCTCGCACAGCCCCTCGTACGGCCCCGGAACGCCGCCGTACGTCCGACACGCCCGCCGGGACCGCCGTACCGTGCCACGTGTGCCCCGCGGCGGCGGCCCGCCCCGTTCCGGAACCCGGTGTCGCCTGTCCGTCACCGCACGTGAATGTGGCCGGAAACCGCCGTTGCCGGATCCTCAGGGACGGGGGACGTTGCGCAGGTTCGAGCGGGCCATCTGGAGCATCCGGCCGACACCGCCGTCCAGCACGATCTTCGAGGCGGACAGGGCGAACCCGGTGACCATCTCGGCGCTGATCCGCGGCGGGATGGACAGCGCGTTGGGGTCGGTGACGATGTCCACCAGGGCCGGACCCTTGTGCCGGAAGGCGTCCTTCAGCGCGCCGGCGAGCTGCTTGGGCTTCTCCACCCGCACCCCGTGGGCGCCGCAGGCGCGGGCGACGGCGGCGAAGTCCGGGTTGGCGTTGGCCGTGCCGTACGAGGGCAGGCCGGCGACCAGCATCTCCAACTCGACCATGCCGAGCGAGGAGTTGTCGAACAGCACGACCTTGACCGGCAGATCGTGCTGCACCAAGGTCAGGAAGTCGCCCATCAGCATGGAGAACCCGCCGTCACCGGACATGGAGATCACCTGCCGGCGGCGGTCGGTGAACTGGGCGCCGATGGCCATGGGCAGCGCGTTCGCCATCGA
Coding sequences within it:
- a CDS encoding ATP-binding protein encodes the protein MKRQARGGGPVAIGASSARPGGTGDVDDAGEIPGDREGGAVRARAPRLRRRLGQADLRAVPDARRELRALLRDWGKPGRSEIAELLTSELVTNALVHTDRDAVLTAVVGPRGLRVEVRDFVGRTPRVRTPEPDGDTHGRGLLLVESLADSWGVRPHGVGKSVWFELGAEAA